In Clostridium swellfunianum, a genomic segment contains:
- a CDS encoding ABC transporter ATP-binding protein: MEKEKVLSIRDLSISFKTSSGSVNAIRGVKLDLYKGETLAIVGESGSGKSVTMKAAMGILSSNGQVNSGSINFTYNRNNEKVQVDILKLSKKELRQRINGKRMAMIFQDPMTSLNPTMTIGAQIVEGMIWHYKTPKQEAYKKAIELLELVGIVDAKKRIKNYPHQLSGGMRQRVVIAIALACNPEVLICDEPTTALDVTIQAKILELIKDIQRKMNISVIYITHDLGVVAKVADYVAVMYAGKIVEKGTVEEVFYEPKHPYTWGLLSAMPDLETKDDKLYTIPGTPPNLACQVVGDPFAPRNLYALNIDNRLEPPMFKISDTHYAATWLLHEKAPKVEMPDALRNRVDRMLKEAREYAK; the protein is encoded by the coding sequence ATGGAAAAAGAAAAAGTGTTATCAATTAGAGATTTGTCTATATCCTTTAAAACTTCTTCGGGAAGCGTTAATGCAATAAGAGGGGTGAAGCTTGATTTATACAAGGGTGAAACCTTGGCTATTGTAGGAGAGAGCGGAAGCGGAAAGTCTGTTACTATGAAGGCTGCCATGGGAATACTAAGCAGTAATGGACAGGTAAACTCAGGCTCAATCAACTTTACTTATAATAGAAATAATGAAAAAGTACAGGTTGATATTTTAAAGCTTTCAAAGAAGGAGCTTAGGCAGAGAATAAACGGAAAACGTATGGCTATGATTTTTCAAGACCCTATGACTTCTTTAAATCCTACTATGACTATTGGAGCACAGATAGTTGAGGGGATGATCTGGCACTATAAAACTCCTAAGCAGGAAGCCTATAAAAAAGCTATTGAGCTTTTGGAGCTTGTTGGAATTGTAGATGCGAAGAAGCGTATTAAGAATTACCCTCATCAGCTTTCAGGTGGCATGAGACAGAGGGTTGTTATAGCAATTGCTCTAGCTTGTAACCCTGAGGTGCTAATTTGCGATGAGCCTACAACTGCCTTGGATGTTACTATACAGGCAAAAATACTTGAGCTTATTAAGGATATTCAAAGGAAAATGAATATTTCTGTTATATACATTACCCATGACCTTGGGGTTGTTGCAAAGGTTGCGGACTATGTGGCGGTTATGTATGCAGGAAAGATTGTTGAAAAGGGAACGGTAGAGGAAGTGTTTTATGAGCCTAAACATCCATATACTTGGGGACTTCTATCTGCTATGCCTGATTTGGAAACAAAGGACGATAAGCTGTACACCATACCAGGAACACCTCCTAACCTTGCATGTCAGGTAGTAGGAGATCCCTTTGCTCCAAGAAACCTTTATGCTTTAAATATTGACAACCGACTTGAACCTCCAATGTTTAAGATATCAGACACCCATTACGCTGCCACTTGGCTTTTGCATGAGAAAGCTCCAAAGGTGGAGATGCCTGATGCCCTTAGAAACAGAGTAGACAGAATGCTTAAGGAGGCGAGAGAGTATGCAAAATAA
- a CDS encoding alpha-mannosidase, whose product MFYALERVQKICWELKNYVYTNRLQINDYKMLEGNYIGLEAMKNASGEWKEFHKGDEWGGRDYHCWFKTSVTIPEDFAGKVAALSFKTFDEGWDAINPQFILYINGEHIQGIDINHREVIISDNAEAGKTYEIDLHAYSGLVDRKAKLFGELVVIDKSLRELFYNLQVPAWVCEKLAKEDKRRIDMLTVLNEAVNILDLRKPFSKEFNESVAKANEYLRVEFYEKLCGHEDTIATCVGHTHIDVAWHWTVAQTREKVARSFSTVLKLMEEYPEYVFMSSQPQLYKFLKEDHPHVYEKIKEKVKEGVWETEGAMWLEADCNVTSGESLVRQILFGKRFFKQEFGVESEILWLPDVFGYSAALPQILKKSDVNYFMTTKIAWNQFNKMPYDTFMWQGIDGTEVLTHFITTKDPYQDPNSHFTTYNGQIHPGAIIGAWDRYQQKDINNDVLVSYGFGDGGGGATYEMLEVGRRLNKGIPGCPKVKMATSKEYFKKLETKVRKNRRLPKWVGELYLEYHRGTYTSMARNKRDNRISENLYASAEKMSSLAMLLGKAYPQEKLNKGWENILLNQFHDILPGSSIKEVYEVTKEEYKEIINNGSEVLNSALKTIVSNINLNEKSVVVFNTLSFERNDIASFTVPEGFENPALIDEAGKEIVCQRIEGNQAIFFAEAVPASGYKTYKIAEGTANQETALKLSKDGAENKFYKILFDEKAQIKSLFDKKNMREVLKEGQVGNALQAFEDKPMNFDNWDIDIYYQEKMWEVDDIQKVEVVEAGPVRATLKVERKFSDSTIVQKIYVYNDIPRIDFNNYVDWKEHQVLLKAAFPIDVNTSKATYEIQYGSVERPTHHNTSWDVARFEVAGQKWADLSEGEFGVSLLNDSKYGHDIKDGLMRLTLIKSGIEPNPTTDQEEHYFTYSLYPHSGDWKEAKTVQSAYGLNVPLYTAVEDKHEGKLPRELSLVKADKDNVIIEVIKKAEDSEDLILRLYECHNNRSRVNLTLSNELESVVECNLMERDLEPVAFDKNNFSFEIKPFEIKTFKLKLK is encoded by the coding sequence ATGTTTTATGCTTTGGAAAGAGTTCAAAAAATATGCTGGGAATTAAAAAACTATGTTTACACAAACAGACTTCAAATTAATGATTATAAGATGCTTGAAGGCAACTATATTGGCTTGGAAGCAATGAAGAATGCTTCTGGTGAATGGAAGGAATTCCATAAAGGCGATGAATGGGGAGGAAGAGACTATCACTGCTGGTTTAAGACAAGTGTTACTATACCTGAAGATTTTGCAGGCAAGGTAGCTGCTTTAAGCTTTAAAACCTTTGATGAAGGTTGGGATGCTATTAATCCTCAATTTATACTTTATATAAATGGAGAGCACATACAAGGTATTGATATAAATCACAGAGAAGTTATTATATCAGACAATGCAGAAGCAGGAAAAACCTATGAAATAGATTTACATGCCTACAGTGGATTAGTTGATAGAAAAGCTAAGCTGTTTGGTGAATTAGTTGTTATAGATAAGTCCCTAAGAGAGTTATTCTATAATCTTCAAGTACCTGCTTGGGTATGCGAAAAGCTTGCTAAAGAAGATAAGCGCAGAATTGATATGCTTACTGTACTAAATGAAGCTGTAAATATATTAGATTTAAGAAAGCCATTTTCAAAGGAATTTAATGAAAGTGTTGCAAAAGCCAACGAGTATTTAAGAGTTGAGTTCTATGAAAAGCTATGTGGGCATGAAGATACTATTGCAACCTGTGTTGGGCATACTCATATAGACGTTGCTTGGCATTGGACTGTAGCACAGACTAGAGAAAAGGTAGCTAGAAGCTTTTCAACAGTATTAAAGCTTATGGAAGAATATCCTGAATATGTGTTTATGTCTAGCCAGCCACAGCTTTATAAGTTCCTAAAGGAAGACCATCCTCATGTATATGAAAAGATAAAAGAAAAGGTTAAAGAAGGGGTATGGGAAACTGAAGGAGCCATGTGGCTTGAAGCTGATTGTAACGTAACCTCAGGAGAATCCTTAGTACGTCAAATTCTATTTGGAAAGAGATTTTTCAAGCAGGAATTCGGAGTTGAAAGTGAAATACTATGGCTTCCAGACGTATTCGGCTACAGTGCAGCTCTTCCACAAATATTAAAGAAATCAGATGTAAATTATTTTATGACTACCAAGATTGCTTGGAATCAATTTAACAAGATGCCATATGATACATTTATGTGGCAAGGAATAGATGGAACAGAAGTGTTAACACACTTTATAACTACAAAGGATCCATATCAAGATCCAAATTCACACTTTACAACCTACAATGGTCAAATACACCCAGGTGCTATTATTGGAGCATGGGACAGATATCAGCAAAAGGATATAAATAACGATGTGCTTGTATCCTACGGCTTTGGAGATGGTGGCGGTGGAGCTACTTATGAAATGCTTGAGGTAGGTAGAAGATTAAACAAGGGTATACCAGGATGTCCAAAAGTTAAAATGGCAACTTCAAAGGAGTACTTTAAGAAGCTAGAAACTAAAGTAAGAAAGAACAGAAGACTTCCTAAATGGGTTGGAGAATTATACCTTGAATATCATAGAGGTACCTATACATCAATGGCAAGAAACAAGAGAGATAACAGAATAAGTGAGAATTTATATGCTTCTGCAGAAAAAATGAGCTCACTTGCAATGCTTCTTGGCAAGGCTTATCCACAAGAAAAGCTAAACAAAGGCTGGGAAAATATACTTCTAAACCAGTTTCATGATATTCTTCCTGGTTCATCAATAAAGGAAGTATATGAAGTTACAAAAGAAGAATATAAGGAAATAATTAATAACGGCAGCGAAGTGCTTAACAGTGCATTGAAGACTATAGTTTCCAATATAAATTTAAATGAAAAATCTGTGGTTGTATTTAATACATTATCCTTTGAAAGAAATGATATAGCAAGCTTTACAGTGCCAGAGGGATTTGAAAATCCAGCTTTAATAGACGAAGCAGGCAAAGAAATAGTTTGCCAAAGAATAGAAGGAAATCAAGCTATATTCTTTGCAGAAGCGGTACCTGCATCAGGTTATAAAACCTACAAAATAGCTGAAGGTACAGCTAATCAGGAAACAGCGTTAAAGTTAAGCAAGGATGGAGCAGAGAACAAGTTCTATAAAATCCTATTTGATGAAAAAGCACAAATAAAATCCTTGTTTGATAAGAAGAATATGAGAGAAGTTTTAAAGGAAGGTCAAGTAGGTAATGCTCTTCAAGCCTTTGAAGATAAGCCAATGAACTTTGATAACTGGGATATAGACATCTACTACCAAGAAAAAATGTGGGAAGTTGATGATATACAAAAGGTAGAAGTAGTTGAGGCTGGTCCTGTAAGAGCTACACTAAAGGTTGAGAGAAAATTCTCAGATTCTACAATAGTTCAAAAAATCTATGTTTACAATGATATTCCAAGAATTGATTTCAACAACTATGTTGACTGGAAAGAACACCAAGTGCTTTTAAAGGCAGCTTTCCCGATTGATGTTAACACTAGCAAGGCTACTTATGAAATTCAATATGGAAGTGTAGAAAGACCAACTCACCACAATACTTCCTGGGATGTAGCTAGATTTGAAGTTGCAGGACAAAAGTGGGCTGACCTGTCTGAAGGAGAATTTGGAGTAAGCTTATTAAATGACAGCAAGTATGGACATGACATAAAGGACGGCTTAATGAGACTTACACTTATAAAGAGTGGTATAGAGCCAAATCCAACTACAGACCAAGAAGAACATTACTTCACATATTCACTATACCCACATAGTGGAGATTGGAAGGAAGCTAAAACTGTTCAAAGTGCATATGGCTTAAATGTGCCTTTATACACTGCAGTTGAAGATAAGCATGAAGGTAAACTTCCAAGAGAATTATCTTTAGTTAAGGCTGACAAAGATAATGTAATAATAGAAGTTATAAAGAAAGCTGAAGACAGCGAGGACTTAATCCTAAGATTATATGAATGTCACAACAACAGAAGCAGGGTTAATTTAACCTTATCAAATGAACTTGAAAGTGTTGTAGAATGTAACCTTATGGAGAGAGATCTAGAGCCTGTAGCTTTTGATAAAAACAATTTCAGCTTTGAAATTAAACCCTTTGAAATTAAAACTTTTAAGTTAAAATTAAAATAA
- a CDS encoding ABC transporter permease gives MRKYLLKRIGISVATLLAILLILFLMLEFMPGSPFNDEKLTADQIALLNAKYGLDKSVFIRFFNYVKNMLTGDFGVSYTISKNTPISTLLQTRLPVSTRIGGQAVLLGTLVGLILGITAALKHNTVWDTITTIISVLGVSLPSYVFALALSYSLGYKLQALPLLYSLDNPFESSVLPTIALAMFTVATIARFTRTEMLEVLGTDYMLLAESKGISGIRLIVRHQLRNALIPVITVLAPLVVGLMTGSLVIEKIFSIPGIGSLLVTAIQSNDYNVIVAIAFIYSAMYIAIMLVVDVLYGVIDPRIRLAKEVSHE, from the coding sequence GTGAGAAAGTATTTGCTTAAAAGAATAGGGATTTCTGTGGCTACTTTGCTTGCAATTTTATTAATATTATTTTTAATGCTTGAGTTTATGCCAGGATCTCCTTTTAATGATGAAAAACTCACAGCTGATCAGATTGCGCTATTAAATGCAAAATATGGCTTGGATAAATCGGTTTTTATAAGATTTTTTAATTATGTAAAGAACATGCTTACAGGTGACTTTGGGGTTTCTTATACAATTTCAAAGAACACTCCAATTTCTACGCTGCTTCAAACAAGGCTGCCTGTTTCTACAAGAATAGGAGGTCAGGCAGTGCTGCTTGGAACTTTGGTAGGACTCATTTTGGGAATAACTGCTGCTTTAAAGCACAATACAGTTTGGGATACCATAACCACAATAATTTCTGTTTTAGGTGTAAGCTTGCCTTCCTATGTTTTTGCGCTGGCTTTATCTTATTCCTTAGGCTACAAGCTACAGGCACTGCCTCTGCTTTATTCACTGGATAATCCCTTTGAATCCTCTGTACTGCCTACTATAGCTCTGGCTATGTTTACTGTAGCTACCATAGCTCGTTTTACAAGAACGGAAATGCTGGAGGTGCTTGGCACAGATTATATGCTTTTAGCAGAGAGCAAAGGAATAAGCGGCATAAGGCTTATAGTAAGACATCAGCTTAGAAATGCTTTAATACCGGTTATAACTGTACTGGCTCCACTTGTTGTAGGGCTTATGACAGGTAGTCTTGTAATAGAAAAGATTTTCTCAATTCCCGGTATAGGAAGCCTTTTAGTAACTGCAATACAATCAAATGACTACAATGTTATAGTTGCAATTGCTTTTATTTATAGCGCTATGTATATTGCTATCATGCTTGTAGTTGATGTGTTGTATGGAGTTATTGATCCTAGAATAAGACTTGCAAAGGAGGTTAGCCATGAGTAA
- a CDS encoding peptide ABC transporter substrate-binding protein translates to MKSVKRMMAVALAMSMTLGLAACGGGKTASTNTTANTAKATGKTLKVQLDVEVASMDPQIATDGASFEVMAAITEGLYSVDKNGSPIKAMAKEVVKSSDGLTYTFTLKDAKWSNGAAVTAKDFVFAWRRLVDPKTASEYAFIAGVAGIKNADDIAAGKKKIEELGVTAKDDKTLVVQLSQPVTFFESLMAFPSFLPVNEEFYKQAGDKFASTAATILSNGPFKIKSYEPAATSIVLEKNADYWDASAVKLEGIQYQVIKEAQQAILSYKNGDLDVANLSGEQVEQFKGDKEFNTVPAGYLWYISPNTKVSGLENINLRKALALAYDKKAVVNNILKDGSTEANFAVPALLATGPDGKDFRATAGTYFTADKAKALEYYNKAKQELGKSSFSYTLLVEDTESAQNVAQFIQSEIQTTLPGVTIKLEVMPKKNRLERMREGKYELGLTRWGPDYADPMTYLDMWITGSSNNNGKWSNAQYDAIIKSAKTGELSLDAKKRWQELQKAEGIVMEEAAILPVYQKGNAVMIKNNVSGIEFHSVGIGRVFKNTVKN, encoded by the coding sequence ATGAAAAGTGTTAAAAGGATGATGGCTGTAGCTTTAGCGATGTCAATGACATTAGGGCTTGCAGCTTGCGGAGGGGGCAAAACCGCAAGTACTAATACTACAGCAAACACTGCAAAAGCTACAGGCAAAACTTTGAAGGTGCAGCTTGATGTTGAGGTGGCGTCAATGGACCCGCAGATTGCAACTGATGGTGCTTCTTTTGAGGTTATGGCAGCAATTACAGAAGGTTTATATTCTGTTGATAAAAACGGTTCTCCAATTAAAGCAATGGCTAAGGAGGTTGTAAAAAGTTCAGATGGACTTACCTATACCTTTACTTTAAAGGATGCAAAGTGGTCAAATGGGGCAGCAGTAACTGCCAAGGATTTTGTATTTGCCTGGAGGCGTTTGGTGGATCCAAAGACAGCCAGTGAGTATGCTTTTATAGCTGGTGTTGCAGGAATTAAAAATGCTGATGATATTGCAGCAGGCAAGAAGAAGATAGAGGAGCTAGGAGTAACAGCTAAGGACGATAAGACCTTAGTAGTACAACTGTCTCAGCCAGTTACTTTCTTTGAATCTTTAATGGCTTTCCCGTCTTTCCTGCCTGTTAATGAAGAATTTTATAAACAAGCTGGAGATAAATTTGCTAGTACAGCAGCTACTATATTGAGCAACGGTCCCTTCAAGATTAAGTCCTATGAGCCGGCCGCTACTTCTATAGTGCTTGAGAAAAATGCAGACTATTGGGATGCTTCAGCTGTAAAGCTTGAGGGAATACAATACCAGGTTATAAAGGAAGCTCAGCAGGCTATACTTTCTTACAAGAATGGTGATTTGGATGTGGCAAACCTTTCTGGAGAACAGGTAGAGCAGTTTAAAGGTGATAAGGAGTTTAATACAGTGCCTGCAGGATATCTGTGGTATATATCGCCAAACACAAAGGTTTCTGGACTTGAAAATATTAATCTGCGTAAGGCATTAGCTTTAGCTTATGACAAGAAGGCAGTAGTTAACAACATATTAAAGGATGGTTCTACTGAGGCCAATTTTGCAGTACCAGCTCTTCTTGCAACAGGACCTGATGGAAAGGACTTCCGTGCTACAGCAGGCACTTATTTTACTGCAGATAAGGCTAAGGCTTTAGAATACTACAACAAGGCAAAACAGGAGCTTGGAAAATCTTCCTTCAGCTATACTCTTCTTGTAGAGGATACTGAATCTGCGCAAAACGTAGCTCAATTCATACAGTCTGAAATACAAACAACACTTCCAGGGGTTACTATAAAGCTTGAAGTTATGCCTAAGAAGAACAGACTTGAGAGGATGAGGGAAGGCAAGTACGAGTTAGGCTTAACAAGATGGGGCCCAGACTATGCTGACCCAATGACTTACCTAGATATGTGGATTACAGGTTCTTCAAACAACAATGGAAAGTGGTCCAATGCACAGTATGATGCAATAATAAAATCTGCTAAGACTGGGGAGCTTTCCTTAGATGCCAAGAAGAGATGGCAGGAGCTGCAGAAGGCAGAAGGCATTGTTATGGAGGAGGCTGCAATACTTCCGGTTTATCAAAAGGGTAATGCGGTTATGATTAAAAACAATGTTTCTGGCATAGAGTTCCACTCAGTTGGCATAGGAAGAGTATTTAAAAATACAGTTAAGAATTAA
- the opp3C gene encoding oligopeptide ABC transporter permease, with translation MSKVAYNNIEFLEKDFELVGEENLSLLDKVYASQSYWKDVFNRFKKNKGAIFGLVCIVLITLMAVIGVGLNGHTYASQTITHQNLAPRIPAVEKLGIFDGSESLSTSTGTVKINKYVASDGKKTGLENVYYWFGTDVLGRDIFTRTWMGTRISLYIALIAVVIDMLFGLSYGLISGYFGGAVDNAMQRFVEILNGIPNLVIVTLLILVLKPGLLTITFSLMITGWIGMSRIARAQMLKLKEQEFVLASRTLGARDFFIIFKEILPNILGAIITNTMFSIPNAIFTEAFLAFIGLGVPAPMASLGSLISDAFKSFTTHPYMIMPPVFVLAILMLSFNLLADGLRDAFDPKLKEM, from the coding sequence ATGAGTAAGGTAGCTTATAACAATATTGAATTCTTAGAAAAGGATTTTGAACTGGTTGGTGAAGAGAATTTATCACTGCTTGATAAGGTTTATGCAAGCCAATCCTATTGGAAGGATGTGTTTAACCGTTTTAAAAAGAACAAAGGGGCAATATTTGGCCTTGTGTGTATAGTTCTCATAACCCTTATGGCTGTTATTGGGGTAGGATTAAATGGGCATACTTATGCTTCACAAACAATAACCCATCAGAATCTTGCTCCAAGAATTCCAGCAGTTGAGAAGCTTGGGATTTTTGATGGCAGTGAAAGCCTAAGCACCTCAACAGGCACTGTGAAAATAAATAAATATGTAGCGTCAGATGGTAAAAAGACAGGACTTGAGAACGTGTATTACTGGTTTGGAACAGATGTTTTAGGCAGAGATATTTTTACAAGAACTTGGATGGGAACTAGAATTTCTCTTTATATAGCTTTAATTGCTGTTGTTATCGACATGCTCTTTGGCTTAAGCTATGGTCTTATTTCGGGCTATTTTGGAGGAGCTGTAGATAATGCCATGCAGCGTTTTGTTGAAATACTAAACGGAATACCTAACTTGGTTATAGTTACACTACTAATTTTGGTATTAAAGCCTGGGCTATTAACTATTACCTTTTCCCTTATGATAACCGGTTGGATAGGTATGAGCCGTATTGCAAGAGCTCAGATGCTTAAGCTTAAGGAACAGGAATTTGTTCTTGCCTCAAGAACCTTAGGAGCAAGAGATTTCTTTATTATTTTTAAGGAGATTCTGCCTAATATACTAGGAGCTATCATAACAAATACCATGTTTTCCATACCAAACGCCATATTTACTGAAGCTTTTCTGGCTTTTATAGGCTTAGGTGTACCAGCGCCGATGGCATCTTTAGGTTCTCTAATAAGCGATGCCTTTAAGTCCTTTACAACTCATCCCTATATGATAATGCCGCCAGTATTTGTGCTTGCAATACTAATGCTTAGCTTCAATCTTTTGGCGGATGGCCTGAGGGATGCTTTCGATCCTAAACTGAAGGAAATGTAG
- a CDS encoding ABC transporter ATP-binding protein — MQNKKPLLEVKNLKQHFKINRKHTVKAVNGVSFEIFPGETYGLVGESGSGKSTIGRSIIRLYDPTEGKLSFDGVNISGKLSDKERKHLRINMQMIFQDPMACLNPRKKVLDIIAQGLDIHKLYKSKEEREEMVYKILEKVGLSKEHATRFPHQFSGGQRQRIGIARALIMNPKLIIADEAISALDVSIQSQVVNLMKDIQAETGSALLFIAHDLSMVKYISDRIGVLHLGYLLETGTTEEIFRNPIHPYTKSLLSAIPHPNPIVEKKRVSESYDYGTSGIDYAEGTSRHVEGTHYVLATEEEFNKWM; from the coding sequence ATGCAAAATAAGAAACCTCTGCTTGAAGTAAAGAACCTAAAACAGCATTTTAAAATAAACAGAAAGCATACTGTTAAGGCTGTTAATGGAGTTTCCTTTGAAATATTTCCCGGAGAAACCTATGGGCTTGTGGGTGAGTCTGGTAGCGGGAAGTCAACTATTGGGCGTTCAATTATAAGGCTTTATGACCCAACAGAAGGCAAACTAAGCTTTGATGGAGTGAATATATCAGGAAAGCTTTCTGATAAGGAAAGAAAACATCTTAGAATTAATATGCAGATGATTTTTCAGGACCCAATGGCTTGTTTAAACCCTAGAAAAAAGGTGCTTGATATTATAGCTCAGGGTTTGGATATTCACAAGCTTTATAAAAGCAAGGAGGAACGTGAGGAAATGGTATATAAAATCTTGGAGAAGGTAGGGCTTTCAAAGGAGCATGCCACAAGATTTCCACATCAGTTTTCCGGAGGACAGAGACAGCGTATAGGAATAGCAAGAGCTCTTATAATGAATCCAAAGCTTATAATAGCTGACGAGGCTATAAGTGCTCTGGATGTATCTATACAGTCTCAGGTTGTAAACTTAATGAAGGATATACAAGCGGAAACTGGTTCTGCGCTGCTTTTTATTGCTCATGATTTATCCATGGTAAAGTATATATCTGACAGAATCGGGGTTTTGCATCTTGGTTATCTTCTTGAAACAGGAACTACTGAAGAAATATTTCGAAATCCAATTCATCCCTATACAAAATCGCTGCTTTCGGCAATACCTCATCCTAATCCAATTGTGGAGAAGAAAAGAGTTTCTGAAAGCTATGACTATGGAACCAGCGGCATAGACTATGCTGAAGGCACAAGCAGGCATGTAGAAGGCACTCACTATGTGCTTGCCACAGAAGAAGAATTTAATAAATGGATGTAA